From the genome of Cedecea lapagei, one region includes:
- the trmH gene encoding tRNA (guanosine(18)-2'-O)-methyltransferase TrmH translates to MNPQRYARICEMLARRQPDLTVCMEQVHKPHNVSAIIRTADAVGVHEVHAVWPGSRMRTMASSAAGSNSWVEVKTHKTIGEAVGQLKSSGMQILATHLSDKAVDFREIDYTRPTCILMGQEKTGITEEALALADQDIIIPMIGMVQSLNVSVASALILYEAQRQRQNAGMYRRENSTLPESEQQRLLFEGGYPVLANVSRRKGLPYPYVNQQGEIEADAAWWATMQSAK, encoded by the coding sequence GCGTATTTGCGAGATGCTCGCCAGACGCCAGCCGGACCTGACCGTTTGCATGGAGCAGGTGCACAAGCCCCATAACGTCTCCGCCATCATTCGTACTGCCGATGCCGTAGGCGTGCATGAAGTGCACGCCGTTTGGCCAGGAAGCCGTATGCGCACCATGGCATCTTCCGCCGCAGGAAGTAACTCCTGGGTTGAAGTCAAAACGCACAAGACTATCGGCGAAGCCGTCGGCCAGCTCAAAAGCAGCGGTATGCAGATTCTGGCCACCCATCTTTCAGATAAAGCCGTCGATTTCCGCGAGATAGACTACACGCGCCCAACCTGCATCCTGATGGGCCAGGAAAAAACCGGCATTACCGAAGAAGCGCTGGCGCTTGCAGACCAGGACATCATTATTCCGATGATCGGCATGGTGCAGTCGCTGAACGTGTCCGTTGCTTCCGCGCTGATCCTTTATGAGGCACAGCGCCAGCGTCAAAACGCAGGCATGTATCGCCGTGAAAACAGCACGCTACCGGAATCCGAGCAGCAGAGGCTGCTGTTTGAAGGCGGCTATCCTGTTCTGGCGAACGTCTCCCGCCGTAAAGGCTTACCGTACCCATATGTGAATCAGCAGGGTGAGATAGAAGCTGATGCTGCATGGTGGGCAACGATGCAGTCTGCGAAGTAA
- the recG gene encoding ATP-dependent DNA helicase RecG: protein MKGRLLDAIPLSTLAGVGASQSGKLAKIGLHTIQDLLLHLPLRYEDRTHLYPINDLQPGLYATVEGEVLNCNITFGGRRMMTCQISDGTGILTMRFFNFNAAMKNSLSTGKRVLAYGEAKRGKYGAEMFHPEYRIQGDLSTPDLQETLTPVYPTTEGIRQATLRKLTDQALELLDTCAITELLPAELNQGMMSLPEALRTLHRPPPDMKLADLDTGKHPAQQRLILEELLAHNLSMLALRAGAQRYHALPLVNHDDLKNQLLAALPFKPTGAQERVVAEIERDMALDVPMMRLVQGDVGSGKTLVAALAALRAIAHGKQVGLMAPTELLAEQHANNFRQWFEPLGIEVGWLAGKQKGKARIAQQEAIASGQVSMVVGTHAIFQEQVQFAGLALVIIDEQHRFGVHQRLALWEKGQIQGFHPHQLIMTATPIPRTLAMTAYADLDTSVIDELPPGRTPVTTVAIADTRRSEIIERVRNACRDEKRQAYWVCTLIEESELLEAQAAEVTWEELKTALPELNVGLVHGRMKPQEKQAVMQAFKQGELHLLVATTVIEVGVDVPNASLMIIENPERLGLAQLHQLRGRVGRGAVASHCVLLYKSPLSKTAQLRLQVLRDSNDGFVIAQKDLEIRGPGELLGTRQTGNAEFKVADLLRDQGMIPQVQRLARHIHERYPDRARALIERWMPETERYSNA, encoded by the coding sequence ATGAAAGGCCGCCTGCTGGATGCCATACCGCTAAGCACGCTTGCCGGAGTGGGTGCCAGCCAGAGCGGCAAGCTGGCCAAAATTGGCCTGCACACGATTCAGGATCTGCTGCTGCACCTGCCGCTTCGTTACGAAGACCGCACGCATCTCTACCCCATAAACGATCTCCAGCCCGGCCTGTACGCCACGGTGGAAGGCGAAGTGCTGAACTGCAATATCACCTTCGGCGGCCGCCGAATGATGACCTGCCAGATAAGCGACGGCACCGGCATTCTTACGATGCGTTTCTTTAATTTCAACGCGGCGATGAAGAACAGTCTTTCCACCGGGAAGCGCGTGCTCGCGTACGGCGAAGCCAAACGCGGTAAATACGGTGCCGAGATGTTCCATCCTGAATACCGTATTCAGGGAGATCTCAGTACGCCGGATCTGCAGGAAACGCTCACGCCGGTTTACCCGACGACAGAAGGCATCCGCCAGGCAACGCTACGTAAGCTGACCGACCAGGCGCTTGAGCTGCTGGATACCTGCGCGATTACGGAACTGCTGCCCGCCGAGCTGAACCAGGGCATGATGAGCCTGCCGGAAGCATTGCGTACCCTGCACCGGCCGCCGCCGGACATGAAACTTGCCGATCTCGATACCGGCAAACACCCGGCGCAGCAGCGGCTGATCCTCGAAGAGCTGCTCGCCCATAATCTGAGCATGCTGGCGTTACGCGCCGGAGCGCAGCGTTACCATGCGCTGCCGCTGGTCAATCACGACGATCTAAAAAACCAACTGCTCGCTGCCCTGCCCTTTAAACCTACCGGCGCACAGGAGAGAGTGGTTGCGGAGATAGAACGCGACATGGCGCTGGACGTCCCAATGATGCGCCTGGTGCAGGGCGATGTCGGCTCCGGTAAAACGCTGGTTGCCGCGCTTGCCGCCCTGAGAGCCATTGCTCACGGTAAACAGGTCGGCCTGATGGCGCCCACTGAACTGCTTGCTGAGCAGCACGCCAACAACTTCCGCCAGTGGTTTGAGCCATTAGGTATCGAAGTGGGCTGGCTTGCCGGGAAGCAGAAGGGGAAAGCCAGAATTGCGCAACAGGAAGCTATCGCCAGCGGCCAGGTCTCCATGGTGGTCGGTACTCACGCTATTTTCCAGGAACAGGTTCAGTTTGCCGGTCTGGCGCTGGTCATCATCGATGAACAACACCGCTTTGGCGTGCATCAGCGCCTGGCGCTGTGGGAGAAAGGCCAGATTCAGGGCTTCCATCCTCATCAGTTAATCATGACCGCGACCCCCATTCCCCGCACGCTGGCGATGACGGCCTATGCCGATCTCGATACCTCTGTTATTGATGAGCTGCCGCCAGGGCGAACGCCGGTGACCACCGTCGCGATTGCCGACACCCGGCGCAGCGAAATCATCGAGCGTGTACGCAACGCCTGCCGCGACGAAAAACGTCAGGCTTACTGGGTTTGCACGCTGATTGAAGAGTCTGAATTGCTGGAAGCCCAGGCTGCGGAAGTCACGTGGGAAGAACTAAAAACCGCGCTCCCGGAGCTTAACGTTGGCCTGGTGCATGGACGTATGAAGCCGCAGGAAAAACAGGCGGTAATGCAGGCCTTTAAGCAGGGCGAACTGCATCTTCTGGTCGCCACTACGGTGATTGAAGTCGGTGTGGATGTGCCCAACGCCAGCCTGATGATCATCGAAAACCCCGAACGTTTAGGGCTTGCGCAGCTCCACCAGCTTCGCGGCCGCGTCGGCCGTGGCGCAGTGGCCTCTCATTGCGTACTGCTTTATAAATCCCCGCTCTCCAAAACGGCACAGCTTCGTCTGCAGGTGCTTAGGGACAGCAACGATGGCTTTGTGATTGCGCAAAAAGATCTGGAGATCCGCGGGCCTGGCGAACTGCTTGGTACTCGCCAGACGGGTAACGCAGAGTTCAAAGTTGCCGATCTGCTGCGGGACCAGGGGATGATCCCGCAGGTTCAGCGCCTGGCTCGTCATATCCACGAACGCTACCCCGACCGAGCCAGGGCGCTTATTGAGCGCTGGATGCCGGAAACGGAACGCTACTCCAACGCTTAA